AGGGTGTCGGCGATTTTCGCCAGAAAGGGAAGTGTTTCGCGGCGTAGGGTCGCGGATCCCGAAGGGAAAAAGGCGCCGCCGGCCAATTCGATAACGATTCCACGAGCATCGGTGGTGACCGTGGCGGCCCGTTCGGCTTTCATATCGAAGATGGTGGTCTCGATATCTTTCTTCATCAGGGCGATCGGTGTCGCTATTTTACTGTCGCTTTTTCCGATTTCCTTGCTGATTCCAGCCATAACTTTTTCGTATGTCGGCAGGTCGATTTTCGAAAACGAGGCCAACATAACGAAGAAGGCCATCAAAAGCGTAATGGCGTCGGCGTAAGTGATCAGCCAGTCTTCTTCGTCATTGTCTTCGATCGGCGGCGGTGGTGGTGGCACGGATATTCCTCGGATTTCAAGTTTTGGTGGCGCGCCCCTCTATGCGCGGGCGGCCTGCTCCGTCTGCTGGTTGCGCCGTGCCGCATCAATGTTGAAGTGAATGGCGGGGTCTAGGAAACTGTTCATTTTATCCTGGATATAGCGCGGACTGCGGCGGTCGGCGAGCATCACCAGACCTTCGGCGATGAGATAATTTCTGAACCGGATGATCTGTTCGCGTTGCATGATCTTGTTGGCTGCGGGAAGAAAAATCATGCGCGCGAGAATAATGCCATAGAGCGTCGTAATCAGCGCCAACGCCAGCCCCGGCCCCAGTTTTGTTGGGTCGGCGCCCATGCTGTCGAGCATGATGATCAATCCCACCAGGGTGCCGATCATGCCGAAAGCCGGAGAGGCGGCGGCCATGTTTTTGAGGATATTGACCTGCACCGTGTTGCGCCCAAACGTGGTTTCGATCGAGTTGGCTAAAATTTCGCGGACTTCCTCGCCGGTGTAGCCGGACACGACCATCTCGACGCCGAAACGCAAGAACCGATCGCCACGAACCGCTTTTTGCGCCTCTTTTTCCAAAACGGGAACGCCGGAGCGTTGCACGGTGTAAGCCCAGCGAATGATGCGTCCGACTTCGGCTTTCAGAATGTTACGGCCAATTTTCTGCGTGAAGATGATTTTGCCGATAAGTTTGAGCGATAGAAAAACATAACGGGGCTCATACGAAATGAACGTCGAAGCCAAAGTTCCCCCGACGACCATGACCAAGCTTTGTAGGCTTAAAAATATCCAGTAGTGGGTCGTGCTGAAGGCGATGGCCCCAAGAAAAAGCCCAAACGCGCCCAAGACACCGAAAATTGTTGAAAAAGACATACCCCCCATGCGTAACCCCAAATTCAGCCGTTCGTTTTTGTTATATCGCCCGCCGTTGGGCCGCCGTTACCGACTTGATAGCATAGGATATCTAAGAATTCTTCCAAAATAAGCATATGTTCGCGCATTTCGTTGGGGTCAGGACCTATTAATCTGGCGCGCTGGAGGTCATCGTTCCCGGAAGGCTTCGTGACGCAGCTTTAAGACGGGTTTCATCAAGTAGTCCATCACCGTTCTTTTCCCGGTGTGAACGTCCACCGTGGCGACCATGCCGGGCATGATGGGGAGGTCGCCTGGGGTAGCGCCGAGATAGTTTTTTTCGGTTTGCACCACGACGCGGAAAAATGGGTTGCCCTTGTCGTCCGTGCTGGAATCCGGCGCGACGAGGATCACTTTTCCTTGCAGGCCTCCGTAGCGGGCGAAATCGTATGTCGATATTTTCACGAGGGCGTTTTGGCCTACGCTGACATACCCTCTATCGGTTGGGCGCAACTTACTTTCGATCACCAAATTTTCGCCGGTGGGGACGATCTCCATGATTGGCTCGCCCGGTTTGATAACGCCGCCGATCGTATTGGTCGTCATGTTCTTCACGATCCCGTTGATGGGACTCCTGATTTCGGCGCGCACGCCCTGTTCGTTGGCTTTGTTCAGCAACTGCTGAATGCGCGCGATATTCTGTTCGGTTTTCCCAAGTTCATCCTGGGCCTCGCGGTGGAATTTGGTTTCCTCTTCCTTTACGCGTTGGCGCGCTTCGGCGACGGCGGCGCGGGCGCGCGGAATGGCCGGGCCGAGGCCCTGAAGTTCGCCCTGTAGACTTTGTACTTCGGCATCCAACTGCAAGTGCTCCATCTTTGGCGTCAAACCTTCGGCGAGCAGAGACGTGGACATGGCGAAACGTTCTTTGGCGAGCTTTAGATTGGTTGCCGTCGAGCGGCGCTTGGCCTCAAGTTCCTGAACGTCCAGTTCGCGCTGTTTGACCAATTCCTGCAGGACGCCGACGGCCGCTTCGAGTTGGCGTTTGCGCGCGTTGTAAGCTTGGCGTTCCGCCTCCGCCTGCAAGGGGCGCTCCTTAACCAAATCGGGGGGGAAAACGGGTTCGTGGTCCTGGGTTTCTCCTTCCAGTCTGGCCTTGACCAAAAGTTCATTACCCAGGCGGACCTTCAGTTCGTTGATATTGGCGCCACCGGAGGCCAGGTCGAGTTGGATCAAGGGTTGCCCGGCGTGCACGACCGACCCCTCGGTAACGTAAATTTTTTGGATAATTCCCCCCTCAAGATGCTGGATGACCTTGATCTTACCTTGCGGAACGACCTCTCCGGGGGCGGAGGCGACCTCGTCAAGGGTGGCGAAGTTGGCCCAGACGAACGCCAACCCCAAAAAAATCATGACCGGCCATGCCAGCGGGCGCCAAGTCGGCACCGGGTGGGATGTGAGCATGGAATCGAGCTTGGGTGTTTGAGAGCCGCCCTGGACGGGGGTCTGCGGTGAAACAAGTGAGGACATCGAAGCGTTCATTTGTCGCCCTCGTCGTTGTCGGGATCGTCAATCCGAGTCTGCGTTATTGGGCGCAGGGTGACGGCATTCGTCCGGGTGGGGCGGGATGAAGATTGATCTTTTTCGCCGGACTTGGTCGTGGCCGAAGAGGCGTGGATGCCGGGCGCGCCGTCGATCGAAACAGGACGGATAGGGGCGCCCATCTTCCATGCTGTTTTCGGTGGCGTGACATGTTCGCCCGGGGCGACCTTGTGGGTCGGGGCGCGTCCGCGTGGATGCAGGGTGACGGTCGCCCCGCCTCCTTGAGGTCCTTTGATTCGGGAGGACGGTTGCCGGGAAGGAGAGAGAGGGGAAGACGCGGGCGAAATCGGCTGTGCGCCACGCGGACGAAGCACCGTTGTGGGCGGAGGGGAAGCTTGCGCGCCCGGCGGCGTGTTGTTTTGGGGGGGCGTCCTATCGGCCCGTGGTTCTTGGGGGGCTTGAACGCTTTTTCGCGTGCCGGGCGCGCCGATAGGGGCCAAGGGCTTATCCCGTTTGGGGGGTTCCCAATTCAGCGGAGCATGGGGCGTTTCCGCTTTCTGGCGCGCCCGGGTCAAATTCAAGGCCGGGGCGCCGGACGGCGCGGAAGGCTCTTTGCCGTGCGAAGGTCGTTCACGCAGGAGAGAGGCCGGTATCTTTTTTTCAACCGAAGGCGTTGTGGAGGGCGCGGGAAGGGGCGGCTTGCGCGTCTGTGTGTCGCCCGTTTGTTCTTGTGGCGTGCCCTTCGGCTGTTCTTGCGGCGCGCCCTTCGGCGTACGTTTTGGGCGCGACTCTTCCTCCGATGTCGCCGGTTTCGCGACGCCGAAAAGCCGCGGCAATATTTCGCTGGACGGCCCCGCCAGCGCCAACTTGCCATGGTCGAGCGCGTAAAGATAGTCGCACGCCCCCAGCAAAATCGGGCTGTGCGTGACGACGATCACCGTGCGGTCCTTAGAAATTTTCTTTAGCGTGTTGCGCAATTCCTGTTCGGCGTGGCGGTCCAGGTGAGAAGACGGCTCGTCGAGAAGGATCACCGGGGGGTCGCCAACCAGTGCGCGGGCGATGGCAATTCTTTGGCGTTGTCCACCGGACAAGCGCGCGCCGGCCTCGCCGATTTCGGTGGCGTAGCCGTCGGGCATGTCGATAATGAAGTGATGTACGCCGGCCTCGGTCGCCGCCTTGATGATTTCTTCATCGCTGGCCCCGGGCATGCGCTTGGCGACGTTGTCGCGGATCGTTCCCGCGAAAAGAACGCTTTCCTGAGGCACATAACCCATCCAACTGGCCAGTTCCGTGCGGGTGAATTGAGCGATGTCGGCATCGTCAATGGTGATCCGCCCACTGTTGGGATGATAAAGCCCCTGAACCAATTTGAGTAATGTCGTCTTGCCGCTGCCGTTACGTCCGACCAGTGCGTGAATGCCGCCTTTTTCGACTTTGAACGAGACGTTGGAGACGACCGGCGCCTGATCCTCGCCATAAGCGAAGCTGACCGCCTCGATCGACAAATGCCCTTGCGGCCGATCGATTTCGATGTCGCTGGACTCTCGTTCCGAGGGCATGTCGAAAAATTGCCCGAGACGCTCCACCGATTGATTGAAGCCGTTATAGGTTCGCCATGTTCCCACCAATTGGTTGAGGGGGCCGAGAATGCGGCCAGATAGCATATTCGTGGCGATCAGGGCGCCCATCGTGATTTGCTGGTCGATAATCGCAAGAACGCCGATCGTGGTCAGGGAAATCGACGTCAGCATCGATAACGATGCGCCCAGATTGGTGAAGCTGTCGGTCTTGCGGCCGCGATCAACGGCGTTTTTGATGTTCTTGGCGTGCTTTTCCTCCCAGATCGGACGCAACGCGCGATCCAAGGCCAGCGCCTTGATCGTGGTGCGGCTGGAAATCATTTCCGCGATCAGATCGTCACGGCTCTGGGTCGATCGCAATTCCTGTGCGTTGGCCTGGGCCATGACGTTGCCCGAACGCCAGGCGACAAACATAAAGACCGGAAGAACGATCAAAAGAACCCACGCCACGGGGGTCGCGATGATAAAAATCAAGGTTACGAAGATGACCACGAAGGGGAGATCGGCGACGAGAACTGCGGACGCCCCCGACAAGGTGT
This genomic window from Varunaivibrio sulfuroxidans contains:
- a CDS encoding motility protein A, which codes for MSFSTIFGVLGAFGLFLGAIAFSTTHYWIFLSLQSLVMVVGGTLASTFISYEPRYVFLSLKLIGKIIFTQKIGRNILKAEVGRIIRWAYTVQRSGVPVLEKEAQKAVRGDRFLRFGVEMVVSGYTGEEVREILANSIETTFGRNTVQVNILKNMAAASPAFGMIGTLVGLIIMLDSMGADPTKLGPGLALALITTLYGIILARMIFLPAANKIMQREQIIRFRNYLIAEGLVMLADRRSPRYIQDKMNSFLDPAIHFNIDAARRNQQTEQAARA
- a CDS encoding HlyD family type I secretion periplasmic adaptor subunit, with protein sequence MSSLVSPQTPVQGGSQTPKLDSMLTSHPVPTWRPLAWPVMIFLGLAFVWANFATLDEVASAPGEVVPQGKIKVIQHLEGGIIQKIYVTEGSVVHAGQPLIQLDLASGGANINELKVRLGNELLVKARLEGETQDHEPVFPPDLVKERPLQAEAERQAYNARKRQLEAAVGVLQELVKQRELDVQELEAKRRSTATNLKLAKERFAMSTSLLAEGLTPKMEHLQLDAEVQSLQGELQGLGPAIPRARAAVAEARQRVKEEETKFHREAQDELGKTEQNIARIQQLLNKANEQGVRAEIRSPINGIVKNMTTNTIGGVIKPGEPIMEIVPTGENLVIESKLRPTDRGYVSVGQNALVKISTYDFARYGGLQGKVILVAPDSSTDDKGNPFFRVVVQTEKNYLGATPGDLPIMPGMVATVDVHTGKRTVMDYLMKPVLKLRHEAFRER
- a CDS encoding ATP-binding cassette domain-containing protein, with the translated sequence MSEEPHARSWIRPFLAPIKPIFREIIAMSFFVNVMALAVPVFVMQVYDRVVYNQGISTLEGLLIGMVFVLIFDYVLRQARSRILQTIALRVDIEVGKHLFAKLMGAPMKALEARPSAYWQALFRDVDVVRNTLSGASAVLVADLPFVVIFVTLIFIIATPVAWVLLIVLPVFMFVAWRSGNVMAQANAQELRSTQSRDDLIAEMISSRTTIKALALDRALRPIWEEKHAKNIKNAVDRGRKTDSFTNLGASLSMLTSISLTTIGVLAIIDQQITMGALIATNMLSGRILGPLNQLVGTWRTYNGFNQSVERLGQFFDMPSERESSDIEIDRPQGHLSIEAVSFAYGEDQAPVVSNVSFKVEKGGIHALVGRNGSGKTTLLKLVQGLYHPNSGRITIDDADIAQFTRTELASWMGYVPQESVLFAGTIRDNVAKRMPGASDEEIIKAATEAGVHHFIIDMPDGYATEIGEAGARLSGGQRQRIAIARALVGDPPVILLDEPSSHLDRHAEQELRNTLKKISKDRTVIVVTHSPILLGACDYLYALDHGKLALAGPSSEILPRLFGVAKPATSEEESRPKRTPKGAPQEQPKGTPQEQTGDTQTRKPPLPAPSTTPSVEKKIPASLLRERPSHGKEPSAPSGAPALNLTRARQKAETPHAPLNWEPPKRDKPLAPIGAPGTRKSVQAPQEPRADRTPPQNNTPPGAQASPPPTTVLRPRGAQPISPASSPLSPSRQPSSRIKGPQGGGATVTLHPRGRAPTHKVAPGEHVTPPKTAWKMGAPIRPVSIDGAPGIHASSATTKSGEKDQSSSRPTRTNAVTLRPITQTRIDDPDNDEGDK